From the Pseudomonas sp. SORT22 genome, one window contains:
- the gcvP gene encoding aminomethyl-transferring glycine dehydrogenase produces the protein MSQSPSLSQLHDRNPFLRRHLGPDASEQQAMLATLGVGSRRELIEQTVPPGIRLNRPLELPEALDEQAALAKLKGYAEQNQVWTSLIGMGYHGTITPTVILRNVLENPGWYTAYTPYQPEIAQGRLEALLNFQQMIIDLTGLDLANASLLDEATAAAEAMALAKRVAKSKSNAFFADEHCHPQTLSVLQTRAEGFGFELIVDAVDNLAKYQVFGALLQYPDTHGEVRDLRPLITQLHAQQALACVAADLLSLVMLMPPGEQGADVVLGSSQRFGVPMGFGGPHAAYFACRDEFKRAMPGRIIGVSKDARGNTALRMALQTREQHIRREKANSNICTAQVLLANIAAFYAVYHGPEGLQRIAQRVHALTFVLAAGLESKGIKRLNEHFFDTLTLEVGGSQTAIIESAEAAQINLRILGRGQLGVSLDETCDETTVMRLFDIFLGADHGLDIAALDALAQPEGIPSALVRRSAFLSHPVFNLHHSETEMLRYLKQLENKDLALNQSMIPLGSCTMKLNASSEMIPITWPGFALLHPFAPAAQVQGYKAMIDELESWLCAITGFDAICMQPNSGAQGEYAGLMAIAKYHRSRHQPQRDICLIPASAHGTNPASAQMAGMQVVIVECDQAGNVDLADLKAKAQAAGDKLSCLMATYPSTHGVYEEGISEICEVIHTHGGQVYMDGANLNAQVGLARPADIGADVSHMNLHKTFCIPHGGGGPGMGPIGVRAHLAPFVASHPVIPLPGPDPQNTAVSAAPWGSASILPISWMYIAMMGPQLADASEVAILSANYLAEQLGGAFPVLYRGRNERVAHECILDLRPLKALTGITEEDVAKRLMDYGFHAPTMSFPVPGTLMVEPTESESKAELDRFVEAMLSIRAEIREVQEGNWPAEDNPLKHAPHTLEDVLGVWERPYSIAQGVAPSAHARQHKYWPAVNRVDNVYGDRNLFCACVPVDDYR, from the coding sequence ATGTCCCAGTCGCCGTCCCTGAGCCAACTGCACGACCGCAATCCTTTTCTGCGTCGCCACCTGGGCCCCGATGCCTCGGAGCAGCAGGCCATGCTCGCTACCCTCGGGGTTGGCAGCCGCCGCGAGCTGATCGAACAGACCGTGCCGCCGGGCATCCGTTTGAACCGGCCACTGGAGCTGCCTGAGGCCCTCGATGAACAGGCTGCCCTGGCCAAGCTCAAGGGCTATGCCGAGCAGAACCAGGTGTGGACCAGCCTGATCGGCATGGGTTATCACGGCACCATCACGCCAACCGTCATTTTGCGTAACGTCCTCGAAAACCCGGGCTGGTACACCGCCTATACCCCGTATCAACCGGAAATCGCCCAGGGCCGCCTGGAAGCCTTGCTCAATTTCCAGCAAATGATCATCGACCTCACCGGCCTGGACCTCGCCAACGCCTCGTTGCTCGACGAAGCCACTGCCGCGGCAGAAGCCATGGCTCTGGCCAAGCGCGTGGCCAAGTCGAAAAGCAATGCCTTCTTCGCCGATGAACACTGCCACCCGCAAACCCTCTCGGTGCTGCAGACCCGCGCCGAGGGCTTCGGTTTCGAACTGATCGTCGACGCTGTGGATAACCTCGCCAAGTACCAGGTGTTCGGGGCCTTGCTGCAATACCCCGATACCCACGGCGAAGTGCGTGACTTGCGGCCGCTGATCACTCAGCTGCATGCCCAGCAGGCGCTGGCCTGCGTCGCTGCCGATCTGCTCAGCCTGGTGATGCTGATGCCGCCGGGTGAGCAGGGCGCCGACGTGGTACTGGGCTCCTCTCAGCGCTTCGGCGTGCCCATGGGCTTTGGTGGCCCGCATGCGGCGTACTTTGCCTGCCGGGACGAATTCAAGCGGGCCATGCCTGGGCGCATCATCGGCGTGTCCAAGGATGCCCGCGGCAACACCGCGTTGCGTATGGCCCTGCAAACCCGCGAACAGCATATCCGCCGCGAGAAGGCCAACTCCAACATCTGCACCGCCCAGGTGCTGCTGGCCAACATCGCCGCCTTCTATGCGGTGTACCACGGCCCGGAAGGCCTGCAGCGCATCGCCCAGCGCGTGCATGCGTTGACCTTCGTGTTGGCGGCGGGTCTGGAGAGCAAGGGCATCAAGCGCCTCAACGAGCACTTCTTCGACACCCTGACCCTGGAAGTCGGCGGCAGCCAGACGGCCATTATCGAAAGCGCCGAGGCGGCGCAGATCAACCTGCGGATTCTGGGTCGCGGGCAACTGGGCGTGAGCCTCGACGAGACCTGTGACGAAACCACGGTGATGCGCCTGTTCGATATCTTCCTGGGCGCCGACCACGGCCTGGATATCGCCGCGCTGGATGCTCTGGCGCAGCCCGAGGGCATTCCGTCGGCATTGGTGCGACGCTCGGCTTTTCTCAGCCACCCGGTGTTCAACCTGCACCACAGCGAAACCGAGATGCTGCGCTACCTCAAGCAGCTGGAGAACAAGGACCTGGCGCTGAACCAGTCGATGATCCCGCTGGGCTCGTGCACGATGAAACTCAATGCCAGCAGCGAGATGATCCCGATCACCTGGCCGGGTTTCGCCCTGCTGCACCCCTTTGCCCCGGCCGCGCAGGTGCAGGGCTACAAGGCGATGATCGACGAGCTGGAAAGCTGGCTGTGCGCGATCACCGGCTTCGATGCCATCTGCATGCAACCCAACTCCGGCGCTCAGGGCGAGTACGCCGGGCTGATGGCAATTGCCAAGTACCACCGCAGCCGTCATCAACCGCAACGTGATATCTGCCTGATCCCGGCCTCGGCCCATGGCACCAACCCGGCCTCGGCGCAGATGGCCGGGATGCAGGTGGTGATCGTCGAGTGCGACCAAGCCGGCAACGTCGACCTGGCCGACCTCAAAGCCAAGGCGCAGGCGGCTGGCGACAAGCTGTCGTGCCTGATGGCGACCTACCCATCGACCCATGGTGTGTACGAGGAAGGCATCAGCGAGATCTGCGAGGTTATCCACACGCACGGCGGCCAGGTGTACATGGACGGTGCCAACCTCAATGCCCAGGTCGGCCTGGCGCGGCCAGCGGATATCGGCGCCGACGTCTCGCACATGAACCTGCACAAGACCTTCTGCATCCCCCACGGCGGTGGCGGCCCGGGCATGGGCCCGATCGGTGTGCGCGCACACCTGGCGCCGTTTGTCGCCAGCCACCCGGTCATCCCGCTGCCTGGCCCCGACCCGCAGAACACCGCAGTCAGCGCCGCGCCCTGGGGCAGCGCGAGCATTTTGCCGATCAGCTGGATGTACATCGCCATGATGGGCCCGCAACTGGCCGATGCCAGCGAGGTGGCGATCCTCTCGGCCAACTACCTGGCCGAGCAATTGGGCGGCGCCTTCCCGGTGCTTTATCGCGGGCGCAACGAACGGGTGGCCCATGAATGCATCCTCGATCTGCGCCCGCTCAAGGCCTTGACCGGCATCACCGAGGAGGATGTTGCCAAGCGCTTGATGGATTACGGTTTCCACGCGCCGACCATGTCGTTCCCGGTGCCGGGCACCCTGATGGTCGAGCCGACCGAGAGCGAGTCGAAGGCCGAGCTGGATCGCTTTGTCGAGGCGATGCTGAGCATTCGCGCCGAGATCCGTGAAGTGCAGGAGGGTAACTGGCCGGCCGAAGACAACCCGCTCAAGCATGCGCCGCATACGCTGGAGGATGTGCTAGGGGTGTGGGAGCGGCCCTACAGCATTGCCCAGGGCGTGGCGCCCAGTGCCCATGCGCGGCAGCACAAGTATTGGCCGGCAGTGAATCGCGTCGACAATGTGTATGGCGACAGGAACCTGTTTTGCGCCTGTGTGCCGGTGGATGACTATCGTTGA
- a CDS encoding DUF2388 domain-containing protein: MRLKFAVATLALLSLPVGSAMADTFWRNVISSGATTGSTYLTFKDHKLVMAAQDDAGSYVASEGAIRGPYLEAAMHKVRADNPGLQVSDMELANAILAKNALASE, encoded by the coding sequence ATGCGCCTCAAATTCGCAGTCGCAACCCTCGCCCTGCTGTCCCTGCCGGTTGGTTCTGCCATGGCCGATACCTTCTGGCGCAACGTCATCTCGTCCGGCGCCACCACCGGTTCCACCTACCTGACCTTCAAGGACCACAAACTGGTCATGGCGGCCCAGGATGATGCCGGCAGCTACGTCGCCAGCGAAGGCGCGATTCGCGGCCCGTACCTGGAAGCGGCGATGCACAAAGTGCGCGCCGACAACCCGGGGCTGCAAGTCAGCGACATGGAACTGGCCAATGCGATCCTGGCCAAGAATGCGCTAGCCAGCGAGTAA
- a CDS encoding GspE/PulE family protein has product MHNLSEDRWLDLNTLLDELLAEQRISPADRGNCPPVPHDQHPLEWIASQQLADLLNPGQHLDLDSLCQWLARQAGQPYLRIDPLEIDPARLTGLMSAGFARRHGILAVAADTSGVTVASAQPYVRAWEADLTQVLQRPIKRVLASPVQIRQLSQTFFQVAQSVSGASQQQSTPIAAGNLEQLLELGARGADAQANDAHIVSIVDWLLQYAFEQRASDIHLEPRRDQGQLRFRIDGVLHPVYQFPGPVTLAVVSRLKSLGRMNVAEKRRPQDGRIKTRLPGGAEVELRLSTLPTTFGEKLVLRVFDPQLLQQDFAQLGLGGADLKRWLAMLDHRHGIILVTGPTGSGKTSTLYASLKHLATPQINLCTVEDPIEMVEPAFNQLQVQPAIDLDFAAGTRALLRQDPDVIMIGEIRDLETAQVAIQAALTGHLVLSTLHTNDACSAITRLLELGIAPYLLKASLIGVMAQRLVRTLCRHCKGAPLGCRECRHTGYHGRSAIFELLGISEALKSLINREADLPGLRQLALKEGMHSLRQSGLDKVAAGQTSQAEVLRVTA; this is encoded by the coding sequence ATGCACAACCTTAGCGAAGATCGCTGGCTTGACCTGAACACCCTGCTGGACGAGCTGCTGGCCGAGCAACGCATCAGCCCGGCTGATCGCGGCAATTGCCCGCCGGTGCCGCACGACCAGCACCCGCTGGAGTGGATCGCCAGCCAGCAGCTTGCCGACCTGCTTAATCCCGGCCAGCACCTGGACCTCGATAGCCTGTGCCAATGGCTGGCCAGGCAGGCCGGGCAGCCGTACCTGCGTATCGATCCCCTGGAGATCGACCCCGCCCGCCTCACCGGCCTGATGTCTGCAGGCTTCGCCCGGCGCCACGGCATCCTCGCGGTGGCCGCCGATACCAGCGGCGTCACCGTGGCCAGCGCACAACCTTATGTACGTGCCTGGGAAGCGGACCTGACGCAGGTGCTGCAACGGCCAATCAAGCGCGTGCTGGCCAGCCCGGTGCAGATCCGCCAGCTCAGCCAGACGTTTTTCCAGGTCGCGCAATCGGTCAGCGGCGCCAGTCAGCAGCAGTCGACGCCAATCGCTGCGGGTAATCTTGAGCAGTTGCTTGAGCTGGGCGCGCGCGGGGCTGACGCACAAGCCAACGATGCGCACATTGTCAGCATCGTCGACTGGCTGTTGCAGTACGCCTTCGAGCAGCGCGCCAGCGATATCCACCTCGAGCCCCGGCGCGATCAGGGCCAGCTGCGCTTTCGCATCGACGGCGTGCTGCACCCGGTCTACCAGTTTCCGGGGCCGGTGACTCTGGCGGTGGTCAGCCGCCTGAAAAGCCTGGGGCGCATGAATGTCGCAGAAAAACGCCGGCCCCAGGACGGCCGGATCAAGACCCGCCTGCCAGGCGGCGCAGAGGTCGAGCTGCGGCTGTCGACCCTGCCGACCACATTCGGTGAAAAGCTCGTACTGCGTGTTTTCGATCCACAGTTGCTGCAACAGGACTTTGCCCAACTGGGCCTCGGCGGCGCCGACCTCAAGCGCTGGCTGGCCATGCTCGACCATCGCCACGGCATTATCCTGGTCACCGGGCCTACCGGCTCGGGCAAAACCAGCACCCTGTACGCCAGCCTCAAACACCTGGCTACCCCGCAGATCAACCTGTGCACCGTCGAAGACCCGATCGAGATGGTAGAACCGGCCTTCAACCAGTTGCAGGTGCAACCAGCCATCGACCTCGACTTTGCCGCCGGCACCCGCGCCCTGCTGCGCCAGGACCCGGATGTCATCATGATCGGCGAAATACGCGACCTGGAAACCGCTCAGGTGGCGATTCAGGCCGCCCTCACCGGCCACCTGGTGCTCTCGACCCTGCATACAAACGATGCCTGCAGCGCCATCACCCGCCTGCTGGAGCTGGGCATTGCGCCCTACCTGCTCAAGGCCAGCCTGATCGGGGTCATGGCCCAGCGCCTGGTGCGTACCCTGTGCCGGCACTGCAAGGGAGCGCCGCTGGGGTGCCGGGAATGCCGGCACACCGGGTATCACGGCCGTAGCGCGATCTTCGAGTTGCTGGGCATCAGCGAAGCGCTCAAGTCACTCATCAACCGTGAAGCCGACCTGCCTGGCCTGCGCCAACTGGCGTTGAAGGAAGGGATGCACAGCCTCAGGCAAAGTGGCCTGGACAAAGTCGCGGCCGGGCAGACAAGCCAGGCTGAAGTGCTTCGCGTCACGGCCTGA
- a CDS encoding Lrp/AsnC family transcriptional regulator — protein MHSELDAYDRRILALLQEDASLSSAQIAERVGLSQSPCWRRIQRLKEEGVIRAQVTLLDRKKIGLNTQIFAEVKLNAHGRSNFTEFTEAIRGFPEVLECYVLMGAVDFLLRIVTPDIEAYERFFFEKLSMVPGIQEVNSTVALSEIKSTTSLPVLP, from the coding sequence ATGCACAGCGAACTGGATGCTTATGACCGGCGCATCCTGGCCTTGCTGCAGGAAGATGCCTCGCTCTCCAGCGCGCAGATCGCCGAGCGCGTGGGCTTGTCGCAATCGCCTTGCTGGCGGCGCATACAACGCCTGAAAGAGGAGGGGGTGATTCGCGCCCAGGTGACCCTGCTCGACCGCAAGAAGATCGGCCTGAACACGCAGATTTTCGCCGAGGTCAAACTTAACGCCCACGGGCGCTCCAACTTCACCGAGTTTACCGAGGCGATCCGCGGTTTTCCGGAAGTGCTGGAGTGTTATGTGCTGATGGGCGCAGTGGATTTTCTGCTGCGCATTGTCACCCCGGACATCGAAGCCTACGAACGGTTCTTCTTCGAAAAGCTGTCGATGGTGCCGGGGATCCAGGAGGTCAACTCGACCGTGGCCTTGTCCGAAATCAAGTCCACGACGAGTTTGCCGGTATTGCCTTGA
- a CDS encoding CYTH domain-containing protein, translating to MHKETEIKLRVSRETLAALREHPLLNKRNKSGWQSRELLNQYFDTPERDLAAAKVALRLRRDGEVVIQTLKTRGQSVAGLSQRNEFEWQLPKAKLDLKKLDAECWPEQLADVDKKTIKALFTTDFTREYAEIAWGRGKAKVVIEAALDLGTVVAGKQKEEICELELELREGAPEALLELAAELSAKLPLMPCDISKAERGYRLLDAGSYALSLPAAELNAEMTLDDAFAALAWQLLGSSQRLAEQYRFNGHWRLLQDWVENLWELRALASSLGQAGPRASTRELRNSLDALLEDWRPLVLAGADDEDVRRAAPEQFAEELLETRWGQFSLETSRWLLARAWTVERNKRGDRQGAAQLANWLNVLLAEEAKALNLPLYHRQPEDLAEQLPRIERLLAWLHHARQVLESPDLDRLFGELNKLQELANLPISDEVLEARVHQAMAVFQSRGWKHLLRK from the coding sequence ATGCATAAAGAAACCGAAATCAAACTGCGGGTCAGCCGCGAGACCCTCGCCGCCCTGCGTGAACACCCATTGCTGAACAAGCGCAACAAGTCCGGGTGGCAAAGCCGCGAACTGCTCAACCAGTACTTCGACACTCCGGAGCGCGACCTGGCCGCCGCCAAGGTCGCCCTGCGCCTGCGCCGCGACGGCGAGGTGGTCATCCAGACCCTCAAGACCCGCGGCCAGAGCGTCGCCGGCCTGTCCCAGCGCAACGAGTTCGAATGGCAGTTGCCCAAGGCCAAGCTCGACCTGAAAAAACTCGACGCCGAGTGCTGGCCAGAGCAACTGGCCGATGTCGACAAAAAGACCATCAAGGCGCTGTTCACCACCGATTTCACCCGTGAGTACGCCGAAATCGCCTGGGGCCGCGGCAAGGCCAAAGTGGTAATCGAAGCCGCCCTGGACCTCGGCACCGTGGTCGCCGGCAAGCAAAAAGAAGAGATCTGCGAGCTGGAGCTCGAGCTGCGCGAAGGCGCCCCCGAAGCCCTGCTGGAACTGGCCGCCGAGCTGTCAGCCAAGCTGCCGCTGATGCCCTGCGACATCAGCAAGGCCGAGCGCGGCTACCGCCTGCTCGACGCCGGCAGCTACGCCCTGAGCCTGCCAGCCGCCGAACTGAACGCCGAAATGACCCTCGACGACGCCTTCGCCGCGTTGGCCTGGCAGTTGCTCGGCAGCAGCCAGCGCCTGGCCGAACAGTACCGTTTCAACGGTCACTGGCGCCTGCTGCAAGACTGGGTCGAAAACCTCTGGGAACTGCGTGCCCTGGCCAGCAGCCTCGGCCAGGCCGGCCCACGCGCCAGCACCCGCGAGTTGCGCAACAGCCTCGACGCCCTGCTCGAAGACTGGCGCCCGCTGGTGCTCGCCGGTGCCGACGACGAAGATGTACGCCGCGCAGCGCCCGAGCAGTTCGCCGAGGAGCTGCTGGAAACCCGCTGGGGCCAGTTCTCCCTGGAGACCTCGCGCTGGCTGCTGGCCCGTGCCTGGACCGTCGAGCGCAACAAGCGCGGCGACCGCCAGGGCGCCGCACAACTGGCCAACTGGCTGAACGTGCTGCTGGCCGAAGAAGCCAAGGCCCTCAACCTGCCGCTGTATCATCGCCAGCCCGAAGACCTGGCCGAGCAGCTGCCGCGCATCGAGCGCCTGCTGGCCTGGCTGCACCATGCCCGCCAGGTGCTGGAAAGCCCGGACCTGGACCGCCTGTTCGGCGAGCTGAACAAGCTCCAGGAACTGGCCAACCTGCCGATCAGCGACGAAGTGCTCGAAGCCCGCGTCCACCAGGCCATGGCCGTGTTCCAGAGCCGCGGCTGGAAACACCTGCTGCGCAAGTAA
- the argE gene encoding acetylornithine deacetylase has translation MPLPSLKEQFAALIAAPSVSCTQPSLDQSNRAVIDLLAGWLGDLGFACDIQQVTPGKYNLLASYGSGPGGLVLAGHSDTVPYDPELWQTDPLKLTEVDGRWVGLGSCDMKGFFALIIEAVQPLLTHDFKQPLLILATCDEESSMAGARALAEAGRPLGRAAVIGEPTGLKPIRLHKGVMMERIDILGRSGHSSDPSLGHSALEAMHQVMGELMNLRRQWQREYNNAQFSVPQPTMNFGCIHGGDNPNRICGQCALEFDLRPLPGMDPEVLRNAIRHKLAPLAEQHQVRIDYAPLFPEVPPFEQAADAELVRVAERLTGHRAEAVAFGTEAPYLQRLGCETLVLGPGDIACAHQPGEYLEMSRLQPTVRLLRELIEHYCLSPVIAR, from the coding sequence ATGCCGTTGCCATCGCTCAAAGAGCAGTTCGCCGCCCTGATCGCCGCGCCATCGGTCAGCTGTACCCAGCCGTCGCTGGATCAGTCCAACCGTGCGGTGATAGACCTGCTGGCCGGCTGGCTGGGGGACCTGGGTTTTGCCTGTGACATTCAGCAGGTGACCCCGGGCAAGTACAACCTGCTGGCGAGCTACGGCAGCGGCCCGGGCGGCCTGGTGCTGGCCGGGCACAGCGATACCGTGCCGTATGATCCCGAGCTGTGGCAGACCGACCCGCTCAAGCTGACCGAGGTCGACGGCCGCTGGGTGGGCCTGGGCAGTTGCGACATGAAGGGCTTCTTCGCCCTGATCATCGAGGCCGTGCAGCCGCTGCTGACGCATGACTTCAAGCAGCCATTGTTGATTCTCGCCACCTGTGACGAAGAGAGCTCGATGGCCGGCGCCCGCGCCCTGGCCGAGGCCGGACGGCCACTGGGCCGTGCGGCGGTGATCGGCGAGCCGACCGGGCTCAAGCCGATCCGCCTGCACAAAGGGGTGATGATGGAGCGCATCGACATTCTTGGGCGCAGTGGCCATTCGTCCGATCCGAGCCTGGGCCATAGCGCACTGGAGGCCATGCACCAGGTGATGGGCGAGCTGATGAACCTGCGCCGGCAGTGGCAGCGGGAATACAACAATGCCCAGTTCAGCGTGCCGCAACCGACGATGAACTTCGGCTGCATCCACGGCGGCGACAACCCCAACCGCATCTGCGGGCAGTGCGCCCTGGAGTTCGACCTGCGCCCGCTGCCGGGCATGGACCCTGAAGTACTGCGCAACGCCATCCGGCACAAACTGGCGCCGCTGGCCGAGCAGCATCAGGTGCGCATCGACTACGCGCCGCTGTTCCCCGAGGTACCGCCGTTCGAGCAGGCCGCCGATGCGGAACTGGTACGGGTCGCCGAACGTCTTACCGGCCATCGCGCCGAAGCGGTAGCCTTTGGCACCGAAGCGCCTTATCTTCAGCGCCTGGGTTGCGAGACCCTGGTACTGGGCCCCGGCGACATCGCCTGCGCCCACCAGCCGGGCGAATACCTTGAAATGTCACGCTTGCAGCCTACCGTGCGTCTATTGCGTGAGTTGATCGAACATTATTGCCTCAGCCCGGTAATTGCCCGCTGA
- the argA gene encoding amino-acid N-acetyltransferase, translated as MPEYVNWLRHASPYINAHRDCTFVVMLPGDGVEHPNFGNIVHDLVLLHSLGVRLVLVHGSRPQIESRLAARGLTPHYHRGMRITDAATLECVIDAVGHLRIAIEARLSMDMAASPMQGSRLRVAAGNLVTARPIGVVEGVDYHHTGEVRRVDRKGINRLLDERSIVLLSPLGYSPTGEIFNLACEDVATRAAIELNADKLLLFGAERGLLDEQGRLVRELRPQQVPAHLQRLGSDYQGELLDAAAEACRGGVARSHIVSYGEDGALLTELFTRDGGGTLVAQEQFEKVREAAIEDVGGLLDLISPLEEQGILVRRSREVLEREIEQFSVVEREGMIIACAALYPIADSEAGELACLAVNPEYRHGGRGDELLERIETRAREMGLNTLFVLTTRTAHWFRERGFVPSGVERLPAARASLYNYQRNSKIFEKAL; from the coding sequence ATGCCCGAATACGTCAATTGGCTGCGTCATGCTTCGCCTTACATCAACGCCCACCGCGACTGCACCTTTGTGGTCATGCTGCCCGGTGACGGCGTCGAACACCCCAACTTCGGCAATATCGTTCACGACCTGGTGCTGTTGCACAGCCTTGGCGTGCGCCTGGTGCTGGTCCACGGCTCGCGCCCGCAGATCGAAAGCCGCCTGGCGGCCCGCGGCCTGACCCCGCACTACCACCGCGGCATGCGCATCACCGATGCGGCGACGCTTGAATGCGTGATCGATGCCGTAGGCCACTTGCGCATCGCCATCGAGGCGCGCCTGTCGATGGACATGGCCGCCTCGCCGATGCAGGGCTCACGCCTGCGCGTGGCTGCCGGCAACCTGGTTACCGCGCGGCCGATCGGCGTGGTCGAAGGCGTTGATTACCACCACACCGGCGAAGTGCGCCGGGTCGACCGCAAAGGTATCAATCGCCTGCTCGACGAGCGCTCTATCGTCCTGCTTTCGCCTTTGGGCTATTCGCCCACCGGCGAGATCTTCAACCTCGCCTGTGAAGACGTCGCCACTCGCGCCGCGATTGAACTGAATGCTGACAAGCTGCTGCTGTTCGGCGCCGAGCGCGGCCTGCTCGATGAACAGGGCCGGCTGGTACGCGAACTGCGCCCCCAGCAAGTGCCGGCGCACCTGCAGCGTCTGGGCAGCGACTACCAGGGCGAGCTGCTTGATGCCGCCGCCGAAGCCTGCCGGGGCGGTGTGGCGCGCAGTCATATCGTCAGCTATGGCGAAGATGGCGCGTTGCTCACCGAGCTGTTCACCCGTGATGGTGGCGGTACCCTGGTGGCCCAGGAGCAGTTCGAGAAGGTGCGTGAAGCCGCGATCGAGGATGTCGGCGGCTTGCTCGACCTGATCAGCCCGCTGGAGGAGCAGGGCATTCTCGTGCGCCGTTCGCGTGAGGTGCTGGAGCGTGAGATCGAGCAGTTCAGTGTGGTCGAGCGCGAGGGCATGATCATCGCCTGTGCGGCGCTGTACCCGATTGCCGATTCCGAAGCGGGCGAGCTGGCGTGCCTGGCGGTCAACCCGGAGTATCGCCACGGCGGTCGCGGTGACGAGCTGCTGGAACGGATCGAGACGCGGGCGCGGGAAATGGGGCTCAACACGCTGTTTGTGCTAACAACGCGGACAGCGCACTGGTTCCGCGAACGCGGCTTTGTGCCTAGCGGCGTCGAGCGGCTGCCGGCGGCGCGGGCATCGCTGTACAACTATCAGCGCAATTCGAAGATCTTCGAAAAAGCGCTGTAA
- a CDS encoding glutamine synthetase family protein: protein MSVPPRAVQLNEANAFLKEHPEVLYVDLLIADMNGVVRGKRIERTSLHKVYEKGINLPASLFALDINGSTVESTGLGLDIGDADRICYPIPDTLSNEPWQKRPTAQLLMTMHELEGEPFFADPREVLRQVVSKFDELGLTICAAFELEFYLIDQENVNGRPQPPRSPISGKRPISTQVYLIDDLDEYVDCLQDILEGAKEQGIPADAIVKESAPAQFEVNLHHVADPMKACDYAVLLKRLIKNIAYDHEMDTTFMAKPYPGQAGNGLHVHISVLDKDGKNIFTSEDPEQNAALRHAIGGVLETLPASMAFLCPNVNSYRRFGAQFYVPNSPSWGLDNRTVALRVPTGTPDAVRIEHRVAGADANPYLLMAAVLAGVHHGLTNKVDPGEPVEGNSYEQNEQSLPNNLRDALRELDDSEILARYIDPKYIDIFVACKESELEEFEHSISDLEYNWYLHTV, encoded by the coding sequence ATGTCGGTACCCCCGCGTGCCGTTCAGCTTAACGAAGCGAACGCGTTCCTTAAGGAACATCCTGAGGTTCTCTACGTTGACCTTCTGATTGCAGATATGAATGGTGTGGTGCGCGGCAAGCGCATCGAGCGCACCAGCCTCCACAAGGTTTACGAGAAAGGCATCAACCTGCCGGCCTCCCTCTTCGCCCTGGATATCAACGGCTCGACCGTCGAAAGCACCGGCCTTGGCCTGGACATCGGCGATGCCGACCGCATCTGCTATCCAATCCCGGACACCCTGTCCAACGAGCCCTGGCAAAAGCGCCCGACCGCGCAACTGCTGATGACCATGCACGAGCTCGAAGGCGAACCGTTCTTCGCTGACCCGCGGGAAGTCCTGCGCCAGGTCGTGAGCAAGTTCGACGAGCTGGGCCTGACCATCTGCGCCGCATTCGAGCTTGAGTTCTACCTGATCGACCAGGAGAACGTGAACGGCCGTCCGCAGCCGCCGCGCTCGCCGATCTCCGGCAAACGCCCGATCTCGACCCAGGTCTACCTGATCGATGACCTCGACGAATACGTCGACTGCCTCCAGGACATCCTCGAGGGTGCCAAGGAACAAGGCATTCCGGCTGACGCCATCGTCAAGGAAAGCGCCCCGGCACAGTTCGAAGTCAACCTGCACCACGTTGCCGACCCGATGAAGGCCTGCGACTACGCGGTACTGCTCAAGCGCCTGATCAAGAACATTGCCTACGACCATGAAATGGACACCACCTTCATGGCCAAGCCCTACCCGGGCCAGGCGGGTAATGGTCTGCATGTCCATATCTCGGTGCTGGACAAAGATGGCAAGAACATCTTCACCAGCGAGGATCCCGAGCAGAACGCCGCACTGCGTCACGCGATCGGCGGTGTGCTCGAGACCCTACCGGCGTCGATGGCGTTCCTGTGCCCGAACGTCAACTCGTACCGCCGTTTTGGTGCCCAGTTCTACGTGCCGAACTCGCCTAGCTGGGGCCTGGACAACCGTACCGTGGCCCTGCGCGTGCCGACCGGCACCCCGGACGCCGTGCGCATCGAACACCGCGTAGCCGGTGCCGATGCCAACCCGTACCTGCTGATGGCCGCTGTACTGGCCGGTGTTCACCATGGCCTGACCAACAAGGTCGACCCGGGCGAACCGGTTGAAGGCAACTCCTACGAGCAGAACGAGCAGAGCCTGCCGAACAACCTGCGTGATGCCCTGCGCGAGCTGGACGACAGCGAGATCCTGGCCCGGTACATCGATCCGAAATACATCGATATCTTCGTGGCCTGTAAAGAGAGCGAGCTGGAGGAGTTCGAACACTCCATCTCCGACCTTGAGTACAACTGGTATCTGCATACCGTTTGA